In Limnohabitans sp. INBF002, one genomic interval encodes:
- the ppc gene encoding phosphoenolpyruvate carboxylase, producing MTDKTSAKAKPTAAARATQQAKENERPLVEDIRLLGRILGDVIREQEGKEAYELVEQVRKLSVAFRRDSDANADKALKKLLASLSAEATVSVIRAFTYFSHLANLAEDRHHIRRRAIHERAGDTQEGSLHMALSRLKAAGIAPKSIVQTLAHSHVSPVLTAHPTEVQRKSILDAERGIAQLLGLRDDIKSRSALHASAKAPDALALRELAANEMQLRARVLQLWQTRLLRFTKLTVSDEIENALSYYESTFLSEIPKLYADLEAELGQAHVHSFLRMGQWIGGDRDGNPNVNADTLRFALRRQCDVALRHYLTELHYLGTELSMSAMLVDVTPEMHALADRSPDTNAHRQDEPYRRALTGMYARLAATLKDLTGGDAARHAVAPQNPYLSAQELLADLCVIADSLHHQHGSALMAQRLTPLMRAVEVFGFHLATVDLRQSSDQHELVVAELLATAGVEKHYAKLNETQRVEALNKLLHDARPLRVMGANYSELALKELAIFETAREMLETFGKDAIRHYIISHTETVSDLLEVLLLQKETGLMRGTLGSKTSTCDLIVVPLFETIEDLRCAADIMGGFYAIDGVANLVKRSGGEQDIMLGYSDSNKDGGIFTSNWELYRAEIALVTLFDGLFKQHDITLRMFHGRGGTVGRGGGPSYQAILAQPPGTVRGQIRLTEQGEVIGSKYANPEIGRRNLETLVAATLEATMLQTTKPAPQAFLDAAQWLSHASMAAYRGLVYETPGFTEYFFASTPLREIAELNIGSRPAARPKSGNASPRIEDLRAIPWGFSWGQCRLTLPGWLGFGSAVDQFIHQHPTLKPKDALALLQKMQRQWPFFRSLLSNLDMVLSKSDLGLASRYAELVSDTRLRKKIFGLIEAEWHRTSDALKLITGDKQRLVNNAALERSMRHRFPYIDPLHHLQVELIRRYREGKRPQDRDEKAQRGIHISINGIAAGLRNTG from the coding sequence ATGACTGACAAAACTTCAGCCAAAGCCAAACCCACTGCAGCAGCCAGAGCCACACAGCAAGCCAAAGAGAACGAACGTCCCTTGGTTGAAGACATTCGACTGTTAGGCCGCATCTTGGGCGATGTGATTCGCGAACAAGAAGGCAAAGAAGCCTATGAGTTGGTCGAGCAAGTGCGCAAACTCTCGGTGGCGTTTCGCCGCGACTCGGATGCCAACGCTGACAAAGCATTGAAAAAACTCTTGGCCTCGCTCAGCGCCGAAGCCACGGTTAGCGTGATTCGCGCGTTCACCTACTTCAGCCACTTGGCCAACTTGGCTGAGGACCGCCACCACATTCGCCGCCGCGCCATTCACGAACGCGCAGGCGATACGCAAGAAGGCAGCTTGCACATGGCGCTCAGTCGCCTCAAAGCAGCAGGCATTGCACCTAAGAGCATCGTGCAGACATTGGCGCACAGCCATGTGTCGCCTGTGCTCACAGCCCACCCCACCGAAGTGCAACGCAAAAGCATCTTGGATGCCGAGCGTGGCATTGCGCAACTCTTGGGTTTGCGTGACGACATCAAATCTCGCTCAGCCCTGCACGCTTCTGCAAAAGCCCCTGATGCTTTGGCGCTGCGCGAACTCGCCGCCAACGAAATGCAATTGCGCGCACGTGTGTTGCAGCTGTGGCAAACCCGCTTGCTGCGTTTCACCAAGCTCACCGTGTCAGACGAAATTGAAAATGCATTGAGCTATTACGAATCCACGTTCTTGAGCGAAATTCCAAAGCTCTACGCCGACCTCGAAGCCGAGCTGGGCCAAGCCCATGTGCACAGCTTTTTACGCATGGGCCAATGGATTGGTGGTGACCGCGATGGCAACCCCAATGTCAACGCCGACACACTGCGCTTCGCCTTGCGTCGCCAGTGTGATGTGGCCTTGCGCCACTACCTGACCGAGCTGCATTACTTGGGCACTGAGTTGTCGATGTCGGCCATGTTGGTTGATGTCACGCCTGAGATGCATGCCTTGGCTGACCGCTCACCCGACACCAACGCGCACCGCCAAGACGAACCGTATCGCCGCGCCCTCACCGGCATGTATGCACGCTTGGCCGCCACGCTCAAAGACCTGACCGGTGGTGATGCTGCGCGTCATGCGGTAGCGCCACAAAACCCCTATCTGTCAGCGCAAGAGTTGCTGGCTGATTTGTGTGTGATTGCGGACTCACTCCATCACCAACACGGCAGCGCCTTGATGGCCCAGCGCCTCACACCGCTCATGCGTGCGGTGGAGGTGTTTGGCTTTCACCTGGCGACCGTGGACTTGCGTCAAAGCTCTGACCAACACGAGTTGGTGGTGGCCGAGTTGCTGGCTACGGCAGGTGTGGAGAAACACTACGCCAAGCTCAATGAAACACAACGCGTCGAAGCGTTGAACAAACTGCTGCACGATGCACGCCCTCTGCGTGTGATGGGTGCCAACTACTCAGAACTCGCGCTCAAAGAGCTGGCAATTTTTGAAACAGCACGCGAGATGCTGGAGACCTTTGGCAAAGATGCCATTCGCCACTACATCATCAGCCACACCGAGACCGTGAGCGATTTGCTCGAAGTGTTGTTGCTGCAAAAAGAAACCGGTTTGATGCGTGGCACGTTGGGCAGCAAAACATCGACCTGCGATTTGATCGTGGTGCCTTTGTTTGAAACCATCGAAGACTTGCGCTGTGCCGCTGACATCATGGGTGGCTTCTACGCGATTGACGGCGTGGCCAACTTGGTCAAGCGCAGCGGCGGCGAGCAAGACATCATGTTGGGCTACTCGGACAGCAACAAAGACGGCGGCATCTTCACCAGCAACTGGGAGCTGTACCGCGCCGAGATTGCTTTGGTCACGTTGTTTGATGGCTTGTTCAAACAACACGACATCACGCTGCGCATGTTCCACGGCCGTGGCGGCACCGTGGGTCGTGGCGGCGGCCCCAGCTACCAAGCGATTTTGGCGCAGCCCCCAGGCACGGTGCGCGGGCAAATTCGCCTCACCGAACAAGGCGAAGTGATTGGCTCCAAATACGCCAACCCCGAAATTGGCCGTCGCAATTTAGAAACCCTCGTGGCGGCTACTTTGGAAGCCACGATGCTGCAAACCACCAAGCCAGCACCGCAAGCTTTCTTGGATGCGGCGCAGTGGCTCTCACACGCCAGCATGGCCGCTTACCGTGGCCTCGTGTACGAGACACCGGGCTTTACTGAATACTTCTTTGCCTCCACGCCCTTGCGTGAAATTGCCGAGCTCAACATTGGCTCACGCCCTGCGGCGCGTCCCAAGAGCGGCAATGCATCGCCGCGCATCGAAGACTTGCGCGCGATTCCTTGGGGCTTTAGTTGGGGCCAATGCCGTTTGACCTTGCCCGGCTGGTTGGGATTTGGTTCGGCTGTGGACCAGTTCATCCACCAACACCCCACACTCAAACCCAAAGACGCGCTGGCCTTGTTGCAAAAAATGCAGCGCCAATGGCCGTTCTTCCGTTCGCTCTTGTCCAACCTCGACATGGTGTTGTCCAAGAGCGATTTGGGCTTGGCGTCGCGCTACGCCGAGTTGGTGAGCGACACCCGTTTGCGCAAGAAGATTTTTGGTTTGATTGAAGCCGAATGGCACCGCACATCAGATGCTTTGAAGCTCATCACCGGTGACAAGCAACGTTTGGTGAACAACGCCGCGCTGGAACGCTCCATGCGCCATCGCTTCCCCTACATCGACCCGCTGCACCATTTGCAAGTCGAATTGATTCGCCGCTACCGCGAAGGCAAGCGCCCGCAAGACCGTGATGAGAAAGCCCAACGCGGCATTCACATCTCGATCAACGGCATTGCGGCAGGGTTGCGCAACACAGGCTAA
- a CDS encoding glucokinase encodes MFESRDPAVAHAQAYPRLLGDIGGTNARFGWQALEDAPITHVQVLPCAEHESLLAAAQTYLNAQGLSAPPCAAFGIANPVTGDQVAMTNHHWKFSVNALREGLSVSRFLLLNDFTALALSLTLLPDAQKRQVGSGTAAADAAIGLIGPGTGLGVSGLFPVGYQNKWMPIAGEGGHVSLTATTAHEFAAIQQLQKRYGHVSAERVISGAGLVDLYHALCDLKDGQGREITTPAEVIERAQEVATSTANEALDMFCGFLGSVAGDLALTLGARGGIYIGGGIVPRLGERFDASPFRERFEAKGRFKKYLQEVPTWVIHSPVSPALQGASQALSLTQWQ; translated from the coding sequence ATGTTTGAGTCACGCGACCCCGCCGTGGCCCATGCGCAGGCGTATCCACGCTTGCTAGGAGACATCGGTGGCACCAATGCCCGCTTTGGTTGGCAAGCGCTTGAAGACGCACCCATCACCCACGTGCAAGTGCTGCCCTGTGCCGAACACGAATCGTTGTTGGCAGCGGCACAAACGTATCTCAATGCGCAAGGCTTAAGCGCCCCACCCTGCGCTGCTTTCGGCATTGCCAACCCCGTCACAGGCGACCAAGTGGCCATGACCAACCACCACTGGAAGTTTTCAGTGAATGCCTTGCGCGAAGGCTTGAGCGTGTCACGCTTTCTGCTGCTCAACGACTTCACTGCACTCGCTTTGTCGCTCACGCTGTTGCCCGATGCACAAAAGCGCCAAGTCGGCAGCGGCACCGCTGCAGCTGATGCAGCCATTGGTTTGATTGGCCCAGGCACCGGTTTGGGCGTGTCGGGTTTGTTTCCGGTGGGCTATCAAAACAAGTGGATGCCCATCGCCGGCGAAGGCGGCCACGTGAGTTTGACCGCGACCACCGCACACGAGTTTGCAGCCATTCAACAACTGCAAAAACGCTACGGCCATGTGTCTGCCGAGCGCGTGATTTCTGGCGCGGGCTTGGTAGACCTGTATCACGCGCTGTGTGATTTGAAAGACGGTCAAGGCCGAGAAATTACGACGCCCGCCGAAGTGATTGAGCGCGCACAAGAAGTAGCGACCTCCACAGCCAACGAAGCGTTGGATATGTTCTGCGGTTTCTTAGGTTCGGTCGCGGGTGACTTGGCTTTAACGCTGGGTGCACGCGGAGGTATCTACATCGGCGGCGGCATCGTGCCGCGCTTGGGTGAGCGCTTTGATGCGTCACCATTTCGCGAACGTTTTGAGGCCAAAGGTCGGTTCAAGAAGTATTTGCAAGAGGTACCGACGTGGGTGATTCACAGCCCTGTGTCGCCGGCACTGCAGGGTGCGTCGCAGGCTTTGTCGTTGACGCAATGGCAGTAA
- the pgi gene encoding glucose-6-phosphate isomerase — MTPFVPPHKRQAWQALQALAQGPQPHLRELLKSAERNTALHASGAGISIDYERQRVTREVMQQLLALANESQVMPQAQAMFKGEPINATEQRAVLHVALRGSHVPNPPWGHEISKQVANELHRVCTFAEKVREGHMKGFGGESITDVVNLGIGGSDLGPRMTTEALSHLTRDSFKNKVRVHYVSNVDAWSLYTALAYLNPARTAFVVQSKTFTTQETMTLAASAKRWLTDGGCPADQLGKHLIAVTANPHISAAQGFTPEHTFGFWDWVGGRYSVWSAIGLPLAISIGAFAFQDMLLGARAMDEHFMTAPSDQNLPLLMALFGIWNRNFLGATTHNIAPYASPLGKFASFLQQMDMESNGKGTHVDGSPVEVATAPVLWGGLGIDGQHAYFQLIHQGKHLVPMDFIGLRTERSPLPFAAEHHRVVLLNMQAQAQALAIGRTPEETMRELRDSGMDEAEVQRLAPHRSYPGNVPSTTIWVDALTPRSMGALMALYEHKVFCQAAIWGIHAYDQWGVELGKKMAKDIEAAEAARLKA, encoded by the coding sequence ATGACTCCATTCGTCCCTCCCCACAAGCGCCAAGCTTGGCAAGCCCTGCAAGCCTTGGCCCAAGGCCCACAACCGCATTTGCGCGAGTTGCTCAAAAGTGCAGAACGCAACACGGCCTTGCACGCCAGTGGCGCTGGCATCAGCATCGACTACGAACGCCAACGCGTCACACGTGAAGTCATGCAACAGCTTTTGGCGTTGGCAAACGAATCGCAAGTCATGCCACAAGCACAAGCCATGTTCAAAGGCGAACCCATCAACGCCACCGAACAACGCGCGGTGTTGCACGTCGCCCTGCGTGGCAGCCATGTGCCCAACCCGCCTTGGGGTCATGAAATTTCCAAGCAAGTCGCGAATGAGTTGCACCGCGTGTGTACCTTTGCCGAGAAAGTACGTGAAGGCCACATGAAAGGCTTTGGCGGCGAGTCCATCACCGATGTGGTGAACCTCGGCATTGGCGGCTCTGACTTGGGGCCTCGCATGACCACCGAAGCGCTCAGCCACTTGACGCGTGACAGTTTCAAAAACAAAGTGCGCGTGCACTATGTATCCAACGTGGATGCTTGGAGCCTGTACACCGCACTGGCTTACCTCAACCCTGCGCGCACCGCGTTTGTGGTGCAAAGCAAAACCTTCACCACGCAAGAAACCATGACCTTGGCTGCGTCTGCCAAGCGCTGGTTGACCGACGGCGGCTGCCCCGCTGACCAACTGGGTAAGCACCTGATTGCGGTGACAGCCAACCCACACATTTCTGCCGCGCAAGGCTTCACCCCTGAACACACCTTTGGTTTTTGGGATTGGGTCGGTGGCCGTTACTCGGTGTGGTCTGCCATTGGTTTGCCTTTGGCCATTTCCATCGGCGCGTTTGCCTTCCAAGACATGCTCTTAGGCGCACGTGCGATGGACGAGCACTTCATGACAGCACCGTCTGACCAAAACCTGCCCTTGCTCATGGCCTTGTTTGGCATTTGGAACCGCAATTTCCTGGGCGCCACCACCCACAACATTGCACCCTATGCCTCGCCCTTGGGCAAGTTCGCGTCGTTTTTGCAGCAAATGGACATGGAGTCCAACGGCAAAGGCACACACGTCGATGGCAGCCCCGTTGAAGTGGCCACTGCGCCCGTGTTGTGGGGCGGCTTAGGCATTGACGGCCAACACGCGTACTTCCAGCTCATCCACCAAGGCAAACACTTGGTGCCGATGGACTTCATTGGTTTGCGCACCGAACGCAGCCCCTTGCCGTTTGCTGCTGAACACCACCGCGTGGTGTTGCTCAACATGCAAGCGCAAGCGCAAGCTTTGGCAATTGGTCGTACGCCCGAAGAAACCATGCGCGAGTTGCGCGACAGCGGCATGGACGAAGCAGAAGTCCAACGCTTGGCCCCACACCGCAGCTACCCCGGCAACGTGCCCAGCACCACCATTTGGGTGGATGCGCTCACGCCACGCAGCATGGGCGCGCTCATGGCCTTGTACGAACACAAAGTGTTCTGCCAAGCCGCCATCTGGGGCATCCACGCTTACGACCAATGGGGCGTGGAGTTGGGCAAAAAAATGGCCAAGGACATCGAAGCCGCCGAAGCAGCTCGTCTGAAAGCCTGA
- the eda gene encoding bifunctional 4-hydroxy-2-oxoglutarate aldolase/2-dehydro-3-deoxy-phosphogluconate aldolase, whose protein sequence is MTQLNPAFTRPAFTSRVVPVIVITHPDQAVPMAHALLEGGVDVMEITLRHAAGLPAIEQVAKHVPQMHVGAGTVTRAEEMARVQAAGASFALSPGMTDALVQAAIQCKLPFMPGVMTPGEVMAARDYGFGLVKLFPAAQAGGLAMLKALGGPLGDMRFCPTGGVSLTNMGEFLKQPNVAMVGGSWLTPVDVVERGDWAEITRLAREATDAAAV, encoded by the coding sequence ATGACCCAACTCAACCCCGCTTTCACCCGTCCCGCGTTCACTTCACGCGTGGTGCCTGTCATCGTCATCACTCACCCAGACCAAGCCGTGCCCATGGCCCACGCCCTGCTCGAAGGCGGTGTGGACGTGATGGAAATCACCTTGCGCCATGCCGCAGGTTTGCCCGCGATTGAACAAGTCGCCAAACACGTGCCGCAAATGCACGTGGGTGCAGGCACTGTCACACGCGCCGAAGAAATGGCCCGCGTGCAAGCCGCAGGAGCCAGCTTTGCGCTCTCACCTGGCATGACCGATGCGCTCGTGCAAGCGGCGATTCAATGCAAGCTGCCCTTCATGCCCGGCGTGATGACGCCTGGTGAAGTGATGGCCGCCCGTGACTATGGTTTTGGTTTGGTCAAACTGTTTCCCGCAGCACAAGCCGGTGGCTTGGCCATGCTCAAAGCCTTGGGCGGCCCCTTGGGCGATATGCGTTTTTGCCCCACGGGCGGTGTGTCGCTGACCAACATGGGTGAGTTCTTGAAGCAACCCAATGTGGCCATGGTCGGTGGCTCATGGCTCACGCCGGTAGATGTGGTGGAACGCGGCGATTGGGCCGAAATCACCCGCTTGGCCCGCGAAGCCACAGACGCAGCCGCTGTTTAA
- the edd gene encoding phosphogluconate dehydratase: MTVPLHATLAAVTARIEQRSAKTRQAYLDVLAKAKKPGPYRGGMGCANAAHAYAAMPANDKLVLRQERQPNVGVITAYNDMLSAHQPYEHYPEKIRAAARAAGATAQVAGGVPAMCDGVTQGEDGMELSLFSRDVIALATAVGLSHNVFDAALFLGVCDKIVPGLFIGALQFGHLPAVFVPAGPMTSGLSNDDKAKVRQQYAQGLVSREVLLEAEQAAYHSAGTCTFYGTANSNQMLMEIMGLHLPGSSFVNPGTPLREALTVDAVKRAVALSQDKETGVGYQINAKVIVNGIVGLLATGGSTNHTLHIVAMARAAGILVNWDDFAELSACVPLLARVYPNGNADVNHFQAAGGMGYLMAQLLSAGLLHDDVHTIMGQGLHRYTVEPWLNNGQLDWRDVPTKSADEAVLRPVSQPFSADGGLRLLQGNLGRAVVKVSAVKPEHRQVRAPAIVLTDQKQLGVLFKEGKLERDFVAVVRNQGPQANGMPELHRLTPVLGVLQDKGFKVALVTDGRMSGASGKVPAAIHLSPESVNGGLIGKVQDGDMIALDCDTQTLQLEVSDAELATRTAPTPDLSGNQHGTGRDIFALFRANAALAEEGASPLFTNI; the protein is encoded by the coding sequence ATGACCGTACCTTTACACGCCACCCTCGCCGCCGTGACCGCTCGCATTGAGCAACGCAGCGCCAAAACACGCCAAGCCTATTTAGACGTGTTGGCCAAAGCCAAAAAGCCCGGTCCTTACCGCGGTGGCATGGGCTGCGCCAATGCCGCACACGCTTATGCAGCCATGCCTGCCAACGACAAACTGGTGTTGCGCCAAGAGCGTCAGCCCAATGTGGGCGTCATCACGGCGTACAACGACATGCTCTCGGCCCATCAGCCGTATGAACACTACCCAGAAAAAATTCGTGCGGCCGCACGTGCTGCAGGTGCCACAGCCCAAGTGGCAGGTGGCGTGCCCGCCATGTGCGATGGCGTGACGCAAGGCGAAGACGGTATGGAGCTGTCGCTGTTCTCGCGTGATGTGATTGCTTTGGCCACGGCCGTGGGTTTGTCGCACAACGTGTTTGATGCCGCGTTGTTCTTGGGCGTGTGCGACAAGATCGTGCCTGGCCTGTTCATCGGTGCGTTGCAGTTTGGCCATTTGCCTGCGGTGTTTGTTCCGGCTGGTCCCATGACGTCGGGTTTGTCGAACGACGACAAAGCCAAAGTGCGTCAGCAATACGCACAAGGCTTGGTCAGCCGCGAGGTGTTGCTGGAAGCCGAACAAGCGGCGTACCACAGCGCAGGCACCTGCACGTTTTACGGCACGGCCAACTCCAACCAAATGCTCATGGAAATCATGGGCTTGCACTTGCCTGGTTCATCGTTCGTGAACCCAGGCACACCTTTGCGTGAAGCCCTGACGGTGGACGCCGTCAAACGTGCCGTGGCTTTGTCGCAAGACAAAGAAACAGGCGTGGGCTACCAAATCAACGCCAAGGTCATCGTCAACGGCATCGTGGGTTTGTTGGCCACTGGCGGTTCGACCAACCACACGCTGCACATCGTGGCCATGGCACGCGCGGCAGGTATTCTGGTGAACTGGGATGACTTTGCGGAGCTCTCGGCCTGCGTACCCTTGCTCGCGCGCGTCTACCCCAACGGCAACGCCGATGTGAACCACTTCCAAGCCGCAGGCGGCATGGGCTACCTCATGGCACAGTTGCTCAGCGCAGGTTTGTTGCACGACGATGTGCACACCATCATGGGTCAAGGCCTGCATCGCTACACCGTTGAGCCTTGGTTGAACAATGGCCAACTCGATTGGCGCGATGTGCCAACCAAATCAGCCGACGAAGCCGTGTTGCGCCCAGTGAGCCAACCCTTCAGCGCCGATGGTGGCTTGCGTTTGTTGCAAGGCAACTTAGGCCGTGCTGTGGTGAAAGTGTCGGCTGTGAAGCCAGAGCACCGCCAAGTGCGTGCGCCTGCCATCGTGCTGACCGACCAAAAACAACTCGGTGTGTTGTTCAAAGAAGGCAAGCTCGAACGTGACTTTGTGGCCGTGGTGCGCAACCAAGGCCCACAAGCCAACGGCATGCCTGAGTTGCATCGCCTCACGCCTGTGTTGGGTGTGTTGCAAGACAAGGGCTTCAAAGTGGCCTTGGTCACCGATGGCCGCATGTCGGGTGCATCGGGCAAAGTGCCCGCGGCGATTCACCTCAGCCCCGAATCTGTGAACGGCGGCTTGATCGGCAAAGTGCAAGACGGCGACATGATTGCGCTCGACTGCGACACCCAAACGTTGCAGCTTGAGGTGAGCGATGCTGAACTTGCCACACGCACCGCCCCCACCCCTGATTTGTCTGGCAACCAACACGGCACAGGCCGTGACATCTTTGCGCTGTTTCGCGCCAATGCTGCACTGGCCGAAGAAGGCGCTTCGCCTTTGTTCACAAACATCTGA
- the pgl gene encoding 6-phosphogluconolactonase — protein MTSAWHPESRGTLTVHTVSAAELNVRLAQDIAQRLAAAIQARGFAVLSVSGGKSPVALFEALRVIDIDWSRVRITLVDERCVPRSHPDSNALLVQTHLLQDLAAKAQLVFMVASTAAPLDTPATLAKAASLALTAAGVADVLVLGMGADGHTASLFPDAPNLTDALDLRNTQTCVAIELAHPPANAPYARITQTLAQILSARHIVLPLFGTDKLSTLQQAWKQTTPALPISCVLQQTQTPVALWLAN, from the coding sequence ATGACCTCCGCATGGCATCCTGAATCACGCGGCACCTTGACGGTTCACACCGTCAGTGCAGCCGAGTTGAATGTGCGCTTGGCACAAGACATCGCGCAGCGTTTAGCCGCAGCCATTCAAGCGCGTGGCTTTGCCGTGCTCAGTGTGTCAGGTGGTAAATCGCCTGTTGCTTTGTTTGAAGCCCTGCGTGTGATCGACATCGATTGGTCACGCGTGCGCATCACCTTGGTGGACGAGCGCTGCGTGCCCCGCAGTCACCCCGACAGCAATGCGCTGTTGGTGCAAACCCATTTGCTGCAAGACCTCGCCGCCAAAGCGCAACTGGTGTTCATGGTGGCCAGCACGGCAGCGCCTTTGGATACACCTGCCACGCTTGCCAAAGCAGCCAGCTTGGCATTGACCGCTGCAGGCGTTGCTGATGTGCTGGTGTTGGGCATGGGCGCAGATGGTCACACGGCGTCCTTGTTTCCGGATGCCCCCAATTTGACGGATGCGCTGGACCTGCGCAACACCCAAACCTGCGTGGCCATTGAATTGGCACATCCCCCCGCCAATGCGCCCTATGCGCGTATCACGCAAACCTTGGCGCAAATTCTGTCGGCACGACACATCGTGTTGCCGCTTTTTGGCACCGACAAACTCAGTACCTTGCAGCAAGCGTGGAAGCAAACCACACCTGCCCTACCGATTTCATGTGTGTTGCAACAAACCCAAACGCCTGTGGCGCTTTGGCTTGCCAACTGA
- the zwf gene encoding glucose-6-phosphate dehydrogenase yields MTHPNPPAGTLDIVIFGGAGDLSFRKLLPALYMAHLHDKLDASARIIAVGRQDWTRQEYLDFIDKNSPAFIEKDAFTKDDWQSFLNRLAYVSMDVTNANDFQKLKDLCDTPALRVYYLATAPSLFTQICAHLSGAGLVDAQSRVVLEKPLGTDLASARDINSQVARYFDEQQIYRIDHYLGKETVQNLMVLRFGNAIFEPLWRAPYIKSVQITVAESVGVGSRAGFYDGAGAMRDMVQNHLLQLLCIVAMEPPISLGADDVRDEKLKVLRSLRKMDLADIKRDTVRGQYTAGASEGAAVKGYLEEDNVPASSRTETFVALRAHINNARWANVPFFLRTGKRMQRRESQIIIEFADQPFSIFGSTAQQEPNRLIITLQPEESIQLEMMVKEPGTGMNLHPVKLGLDLQQSSDKRRAEAYERLLMDVIKGRLTHFMRRDELEAAWIWVEPIINGWAALDDKPRAYSAGSWGPAASSALMAREELSWFEEA; encoded by the coding sequence ATGACACACCCCAACCCACCAGCGGGTACGCTGGACATCGTGATTTTTGGCGGCGCTGGCGACTTGTCGTTTCGCAAACTCTTGCCTGCGCTGTACATGGCGCACTTGCATGACAAGCTTGATGCGTCGGCACGCATCATTGCTGTGGGCCGCCAAGATTGGACGCGCCAAGAGTATTTGGATTTCATCGACAAAAACTCACCCGCCTTCATCGAAAAAGACGCCTTCACCAAAGACGATTGGCAAAGCTTTTTGAACCGCTTGGCCTACGTGAGCATGGACGTCACCAACGCCAACGACTTCCAAAAGCTCAAAGACTTGTGCGACACACCCGCGCTGCGCGTGTATTACTTGGCCACGGCGCCGAGCTTGTTCACGCAAATTTGCGCACACTTGTCGGGCGCAGGTTTGGTGGATGCGCAGTCGCGCGTGGTGCTTGAAAAGCCACTGGGCACCGACCTCGCCTCTGCTCGCGACATCAACAGTCAAGTGGCCCGTTACTTTGACGAGCAGCAGATTTACCGCATCGACCACTACCTCGGCAAAGAAACCGTGCAAAACCTGATGGTGCTGCGTTTTGGCAATGCCATTTTTGAGCCGCTGTGGCGTGCGCCTTACATCAAGAGCGTGCAAATCACTGTGGCCGAAAGTGTGGGCGTGGGCAGTCGTGCAGGTTTTTATGACGGCGCAGGTGCGATGCGCGACATGGTGCAAAACCACTTGTTGCAGCTTCTGTGCATCGTGGCCATGGAGCCGCCCATTTCTTTGGGTGCCGACGATGTGCGTGATGAAAAGCTCAAAGTGTTGCGCTCGCTGCGCAAGATGGATTTGGCTGATATCAAGCGCGACACCGTGCGCGGCCAATACACCGCAGGTGCTTCTGAAGGTGCTGCCGTCAAAGGCTATTTGGAAGAAGACAACGTGCCCGCCAGCAGCCGCACCGAAACCTTCGTGGCCTTGCGCGCGCACATCAACAACGCCCGCTGGGCCAATGTGCCATTCTTCTTGCGCACGGGCAAACGCATGCAGCGCCGCGAATCGCAAATCATCATTGAGTTTGCGGACCAGCCGTTTTCCATCTTTGGTTCTACTGCACAGCAAGAGCCCAACCGACTCATCATCACTTTGCAGCCTGAAGAATCGATTCAGCTGGAGATGATGGTCAAAGAGCCAGGCACGGGCATGAACTTGCATCCGGTGAAGCTTGGCCTTGACTTGCAACAGTCGTCTGACAAGCGCCGCGCCGAAGCGTACGAGCGCTTGTTGATGGACGTCATCAAAGGCCGCCTCACCCATTTCATGCGTCGCGACGAATTGGAAGCGGCGTGGATTTGGGTCGAACCCATCATCAACGGCTGGGCCGCGTTGGACGACAAACCGCGCGCCTACTCTGCTGGCAGCTGGGGCCCTGCGGCGTCATCTGCCCTGATGGCGCGCGAAGAACTGTCGTGGTTTGAGGAAGCTTGA